Proteins from a genomic interval of Cyprinus carpio isolate SPL01 chromosome A21, ASM1834038v1, whole genome shotgun sequence:
- the LOC122134790 gene encoding olfactory receptor 1509-like, producing MMDNMSYPVILTLMVPKESKSYRHTYFICFLALYVLILSINIRLVMAIIMEKSLHEPMYIFLGNLCINGIYGATGFYPKMLSDLILDSYVISFHMCALQIFVIYSSLLCEFTVLTVMSYDRYVAICKPLDYHSTLTKNACVKLFLFSWIVPTFSVFTGTLLSNLRPFCGYHIDKLYCDNWSIVKLSCASSFVNNVYGYIVAVIFCSFVVIIILSYIKLIAACKISSENRRKFWKTCLPHIFSLINFTFALLFDIMYSRYGSNDISESLRNFLALELVIVPPVFNPLIYGLNIKAVRKSVFTMCCIKSKCFTCTKNTKT from the coding sequence ATGATGGATAACATGTCTTACCCTGTGATACTGACTCTTATGGTGCCCAAAGAATCTAAATCATATAggcatacatattttatttgctttcttGCCTTATATGTGCTTATATTGTCAATCAATATTCGTCTTGTTATGGCCATCATCATGGAGAAATCTCTTCATGAACCAATGTACATATTTTTGGGTAATTTGTGTATAAATGGGATTTATGGAGCCACAGGATTCTACCCTAAAATGTTGTCTGATTTAATATTGGATTCATATGTGATCTCCTTTCATATGTGTGCTCTGCAGATATTTGTGATTTACAGCTCTTTACTGTGTGAGTTCACAGTATTAACAGTGATGTCTTATGATAGATATGTAGCCATATGTAAACCTTTAGACTATCATTCCACATTAACTAAAAACGCCTGTGtgaaattatttctgttttcatgGATTGTTCCCACTTTTTCTGTGTTCACTGGCACTCTgttatcaaatttaaggccatttTGTGGCTATCACATAGATAAATTATATTGTGACAATTGGTCAATTGTAAAACTGTCTTGTGCTTCATCTTTTGTTAATAATGTCTATGGATATATTGTTGCTGTTATATTTTGTAGCTTTGTAGTAATTATAATATTGTCCTATATTAAACTGATAGCTGCATGTAAAATATCTTCAGAAAACAGAAGGAAATTCTGGAAAACATGTCTGCCACATATATTTTCACTGATAAATTTcacttttgctttgctttttgatATCATGTATAGTAGATATGGTTCAAATGACATTTCAGAGAGTTTGCGTAATTTTTTGGCTCTAGAACTGGTGATAGTTCCACCTGTGTTCAATCCTCTTATCTATGGGTTAAATATTAAGGCAGTGCGCAAAAGTGTTTTTACTATGTGTTGCATCAAGAGTAAATGTTTCACGTGCACCAAAAACAcgaaaacataa
- the LOC122134791 gene encoding olfactory receptor 1G1-like has protein sequence MMDNMSYPVILTLMVPKESKSYRHAYFICFLALYVLILSINIRLVMAIITEKSLHEPMYIFLGNLCINGIYGATGFYPKMLSDLILDSYVISFHMCALQIFVIYSSLLCEFTILTVMSYDRYVAICKPLDYHSKLTKNTCVKLILFSWIVPTFSMLTAILLSNLRPFCAYHIDKLYCDNWSVVKLSCASSFVNNVYGYIGAVIFFSFVVIIILSYIKLITACKISLENRRKFWKTCLPHIFSLINLTFAMLFDITYSRYGSNDISESLRNFLALELVIVPPVFNPLIYGLNIKAVRKSIFSLFCIKSKCFTCTK, from the coding sequence ATGATGGATAACATGTCTTACCCTGTGATACTGACTCTTATGGTGCCCAAAGAATCGAAATCATATAGGCATGCATATTTTATCTGCTTTCTTGCCTTATATGTGCTTATATTGTCAATAAATATTCGTCTTGTTATGGCCATCATCACGGAGAAATCTCTTCATGAACCAATGTACATATTTTTGGGTAATTTGTGTATAAATGGGATTTATGGAGCCACAGGATTCTACCCTAAGATGTTGTCTGATTTAATATTGGATTCATATGTGATCTCCTTTCATATGTGTGCTCTGCAGATATTTGTGATTTACAGCTCTTTACTGTGTGAGTTCACAATCTTAACAGTGATGTCCTATGATAGATATGTAGCCATATGTAAACCTTTAGACTATCATTCCAAATTAACTAAAAACACCTGTGTGAAATTAATTCTGTTTTCATGGATTGTTCCCACTTTTTCTATGTTAACTGCCATTCTgttatcaaatttaaggccatttTGTGCCTATCATATAGATAAATTATATTGTGACAATTGGTCAGTTGTAAAACTGTCTTGTGCTTCATCTTTTGTTAATAATGTTTATGGATATATTGGTGCTGTTATATTTTTTAGCTTTGTAGTAATTATAATATTGTCCTATATTAAACTGATCACTGCATGTAAAATATCTTTAGAAAACAGAAGGAAATTCTGGAAAACATGTCTGCCACATATATTTTCACTGATAAATTTAACTTTTGCTATGCTTTTTGATATCACATATAGCAGATATGGTTCTAATGACATTTCAGAGAGTTTGCGTAATTTTTTGGCTCTAGAACTGGTGATAGTCCCACCTGTGTTCAATCCTCTTATCTATGGGTTAAATATTAAGGCAGTGcgcaaaagtattttttctttgttttgcatcAAGAGTAAATGTTTTACATGCACCAAATAG